In Salvia miltiorrhiza cultivar Shanhuang (shh) chromosome 4, IMPLAD_Smil_shh, whole genome shotgun sequence, the DNA window TTCATCTCGTCGGAGATGTGAATCCCGGCGGCGCTGCTCAACCGCCGGAGATTTGCGGCGGCCCAACCGCCGGTGGAGTTTCTCGGGAAGCTCAGGTGGTCTCCCGAACGTTTACCGGCGGtcattgccgccggtaatcagcggcggctatatgccgccggtaatcagcgGCGGTATCATTGCCGCCTGTGATCACCACCACTACACCGATGGTCGTCGATGTTTGGGCATTACCGGCGGCCCGTTGCCGCCGCCAATTACCGGCGGGatattgccgccggtaatgaattaattatttaaattatttatttatttaaattatttattttatttattttatttattttatttattttatttatctccactaatattttcgtatttatacaatatttcaaaccttaggcgaacttcccagtgggtcacccatcttagttgtgctctaagtcaagcacgcttaaccttgaagttccttttgaattgtccccagtagagaacactcgtataattgatatatctattgcctattaaatcatttaaaggctatttcaatatacaatatatatcatatattcataacattTGAATATGAGGAGATTATATCCAAGTAATGTTAATTACGGACCAGTCTCGTGCCGCCCGTATTTTTATGGCaactaaatatttatttttaaatttttttttaattttttttttattttttttaatttttttttaatttttttttaatttttttttaatttttttttatcaatatagtttattaatcataagtattttaatttgatagttttaatgtatttttgaattcatttgcatatatgtctttatttttatgtcgaaacaatatatctatttattaatcaatatgttattaatttttttttatcaatctacgttatagaatataagtattttcattttgtaattataatgtattttgaattcatttgcataccttgaattcactcacaataaatagaacgatttgaaaacataaaacaattaaattgttCAACAAAACACAAATGTTAAACAAAGTTCAAGTGTAATTGTGTTTGTTCAGaaacataacataaaaaaaaagttcaacatGATATAGATACATAGAAGTGATGCTCAaggtagctgacccgaccgTCTCAGTATCTCCTCGAACTGACTCATCCGCTGCTCAagggcctcacgtgctgcttgttcggcctcacgtgctgcttcTTGGGCCGCCCTATCCTCCTCAGCCTTTTGGAGACGCTCCTCCAGTGTGGAGATCCGAGTCTCATACATCCGCTGAGACATCTGGGTAGAGCATGTACTGTTGGTAGACCCCCTACTGAACTGGCTCACACCAGCACTTCCAGTGCTGTACAGTCGTGACCTACCGGGACGTACGAGCTCCAAGTAGACCTCATCGAGTCGGTCCTCTCGTCCTGTCTCAGCAGCAACACGATgaatctccgcctaattcatacataacaatacacaattattataaaataaatacattttactatgtattactaatatttgttcAAACTTAAACATTTACATCAAGGTTGGCATCCTTTTCTGACACAAAAGTTCCATCTGCGTACATGTGTAGGCGGAGGAAAGTGCTGTAGTTAGATGCAGTTGGGGGGACTTCACCATCCACGAGCTgttcatgcatttatataagaaaaataaggtaatatatatatatatatatatatatatattaatatttatatttattagatAAATACTTAATCGATAATTACTAACCAGACTCTACTGCAGAATACGACTCGACTGAGACCCTCCAACGTGCCGACTGATCCCTGTACCAACTCCATCTGGCTCAGAGTATCGGTTCTCACGTGCGCGCCTAGAAACGGCCTTAACCTCATCTTGATCCCAGTACGCCTTGAGTCCCATCCAAAAGGTGTCGGACATGCCCAGCGGTGTCTCCATCATCTCCCCTGCCTCGGTCTTCTGCTTGAGCAGTCTCTTATACTCGCTCATGTTGTCACTGTACCTTTTGCGGGCCTTTTCTAACCACATTTTTTTCACATCAGCCTCATCCTCAGGGTTCCAagtaaactctttctgttgaatatATTGGTGAAATTAatataacattttaacaataaataatgctaaatttatatatagtagAAATTCATTTACCTTGAATTCCTCAAAATACAACTCCTGCACCGTTGGCGGAGTTAACTTCCacgtgtacccgcctgggttcgGAATCCTCTTAAACGAGTTCGTGCAGCAGGTGGAGATCCCCGGGGGCTCGATCAACTTACTGTAccaatatatcaaaataatttaaagaattACTTGATATAGacaaataatgatttaaataaaatactcaCCCAACAGTATTCCTCTGAAAGAGGATCCTCCCGTCGCGCCTAACACACTCAGCCCTAATCTGCGCCACTGATTTGCCTTTGGGCCTTCTAGACCCAGATGCAGCAGCGCTCTGTGGAGGGGAACCAGACTCTGGAGTAGCGGAAATATACGGCCCATAGCCTGAGGAGGACTGTGCCTCAGGCCCAGAAGACCGACTACCAAACCCCAACAATCCTCTACGATGAGACATGGTACctatttcaaattgattcaaATAAGTATAGACACAACCTGTATACAATGATCAAAATAACACTCATGTCACAGAAATTGATTAAGATAAGTATAGACAGTCTGTAAATTGCAGGAAGTTTCTAATCACACATGAATAACAAGTATAAACTAATACATTGCCAAATAACCTCAACTACTGTCATCATCATTACTGGCGTCGTCATCAGATGTCAATGGTTGGTCGTCGTCTTCTGggtcatcgtcatcttcaatgtcAACGATTCCACCAAGGGGATGAACAAGAATTGGTGGGTCAATGTCCACAGTTGTGTGGGTAGACGTAATAGTAACAACCTCTTCTTGAAacggttgatctaatgttgagtTAGATGCAGCAGTGGAgacttcaacctttgatcttgcgttgactttgcatgctgacaaccagtttttctttgcttggttcgtactgggatagggacagtaaaacacttgaaccGCCTGACTCGCTAAAACAAATGGATCATACTTCTGATATTTTCTTGTCTGGTTCACTGATACCAACTTGAAGtttgtatcaatagaagttccccgagcagacaagtcaaaccattcacatttGAACAAGGCTGTCttcttaattggatacccccCATACTCCAGCACACACACCTCTTGtagacgcccataaaagtcttGCACATCTCTACCATAGACCGAGCCTTTTATGCACacgccactgttcacagttGCGCGCTCTCCATCAAGATCAGTCGTGTGAAATCTATAGCCATTCACAAAATACCCGGAGTATGTCTCAATCTCAGTTAAAGGCCCGGCTGCAAGCGACTTGATATACGGGTTCAAATCATTGTTAGAAGGGCGAATCACCTGTTCCATACAATCTTTTAGGTTTGCAACCCCATTTTTAGTCaagtaaatgtatattgaatataaaTTTGTCACATCTTACATAATGGCCAAACCACAACATAAAATCCTTGTCGAAAGCACTCTCTAACTCGGCTTCGGTTAGTGAAGGATTTACGTAGCGCATTTCGTCCTCGAAGATCCTAAGATATAATGAAAAAAGTTATAAGTTACGTACGTCGAGAATTGATATACATAAATTGAGTCAACAATACTCACTTGATATATGTGTTTGCAACCTCcgcacaattgctcaaaatatacatatgCGCAGCCATGTATTCTTTAGGATCCATGTATCTCTTTGTCATTCGCCCAATCGGACGTCCAACTGGTTTGAAGATTAAGAGTTGATTAGGATCATCACTGTCTTCAACAGACTCttcaatattgcgaggcaaatTTCTCCACTTTGTAGTCACATGATCCTCAAAGTAATATGAAGAGAAGGTGGACATTTCCTCTAGTATATATGCATTGCTGATGGATGCTTCAACCTGGGCTTTGTTTCTGATATGATTTttcaatgtcctcaaatatcgttcaaaaggatacatccaccgatactgcactggaccagccaatcgtgcttcatctgccaaatgaactggtaggtgctccattgaatcaaaGAAACTCGGggggaagatacgctcaagtttgcatAGAGTAACTGATATCTTCTCATTGAGTATTCCCATATCATGTATTGAGATATTGCGGGCTGTTAATTCTCTAAAGAAAcaacttaactctgtaattgcctcccaaacattcttaggaagaagttctttaaaggcTACAGGTAGTAGTAattgcatgaacacgtgacagtcgtggCTTTTCATGTTATGCATCTTCAGAGCGTTCAAATCAACGCATCTGCTAATATTTGACAtgtacccatcgggaaacttaagactcttgatccattgaagTAAGATTTTCTTTTCATCCCTTTCAAGCATATAACATGCTTTTGGATACAGTCGGGAtccatccactttcttcaaTTCAGGCCGTCGACAGAAgatgttcaattcttctctcaACTTTTCggtatcttttgtcttccccttcacattgAGGACGGTATTAAACAcattatcaaacacatttttttcaatgtgcatgacatccagattatgtcgaatcaaaaggTCCTTCCAATAGGGAAGATCCCAAAATATACTTTTCTTCTTCCACCCAACATGTTCATATTTTGCAAGTTGAGCGTTCCTGTtatcgaagtcttcggtaaccttcacgaagcccaACCCCTcaatttgattcaagatttctaTTCCGGATCTGTGTTCTGGTGGACCCacattgcatgtcttattcttcaagaatgaagtcttatttctcctaaacacatggtcacgaggtaagaacttccgatgattgtcaaaccacgattgtttacCACTCTTCGTTAGTGTAAATGCGTCTGTATTCTCCATACagtgtggacatgccaatttcccagctgtaccccacccagacaacatagcgtacgctggaaaatcactaaTAGTCCATATTAGAGCTGCCCGCATCTGAAAATTTTGCTGCAACGATATGTcataagtgttcacaccaacctcccacaaatatttcaactcttgtatcagtggctgtaagaaaacgtccaacttcatctttgggttagatggcccaggcacgaggacagtgaggaacatgaattgttctttcatgcacaaccacggaggcaagTTATACGGTGTGACAATGaccggccaagaagaatattgacgccctgattgtgaaaatggggcaaaaccatctgtagagaggcctaatctcacatttcttatctcctcggcgaatccaggatatactgaattcaagtgtttccatgccggagagtctgCTGGGTGGCGCATGATCCCATCTTCTATTGAAGTCGCATGCCATCGCATATTTTCGGCTGTTGCCGCAGATGCAAACAACCTTTGCAGTCGGGGCGTCAAaggaaaatagtgcatctgtttggcggcTACACGTTTCTTTCGGCGGcttccagatgcacgcaagttctccttatatcgtgatgcACCACAAAAATTACAACTCTCTAGCTCACTGTcgtccccccaatacaacatgcagttattaacgcaacaatcaatcttctctactggcaaacccaaccCGCGCAGATTTCTCTTCGTACTGTAAAAGCTGTCAGGGCAGTTGTTATCCTTCGGTAAAGCCTTTTGAACCATCTCAGATATCTGATTAAAACATCTCTCTGACATGTGATTTTCAACCTTTATGCTCATCATCTGTGTCATCCAGGATAACTGTGAGTAAGTATCACAGTCTGGGTATAGAGGACTATCGGCTGCGTTCAACAtgtcataaatttgttgagcgTCAGGATTAGGCGGCTCCtcaagatttggaggatcttgataattactaggtccagcatgatcatgcaccatcctttggtAATTACTGTAtgacccatcatcctcatccattatAGTATGTTCTGCTGGCATATACACTGGTGCTTCCCCTTGATAACACCAGTTCGTGTAATTGTGGACAAATCCATGCCTagtaacatgttctctgactgTAGGTACAGATGCAAAGACTTTATTCTTACACTtcctacacgggcacctaatgttaccaatTCCATCTGTATACGCTGTTTGATTTATCGCAAACTCGAGGAAACTCTCaagtcccgtttcaaatgcagcacgatcattgtatctcgcgtacatccacgatcgattatcactcattcttgcaaattctaattgagaataaaaataaatcaaatacaataaattacttgaatctaagaaaatttcgacagcataaccccactatcctaactaccaagtgctcgactctaccagcaactatagtgaccatagtggtcctaatttactaaacctatactaggtctacccggccccccaatgtcgaaacaataataaaataacatataaaacaataaaaaaataaagtaataaaagcaaacacaatcatttgttgggagaagatccttaagaaataatcaatttctatcccaaagggagaagatccttaagaaattgattaaatctatcccacaatatataataacatatcatttcatccaaaacagaaaatcaatttaaaattaatctaattaacaaattaatttcaattaatctaattaacaaattaatttcaattaatcatactttaaacatcctataaagtaactatagttaaatcaattcataattaatctaattaccaaattaatttcaattaatcatactttaaacatcctataaagtatctaattaccaaattaatttcaattaatcatactttaaacatcctataaagtaattagaattatgt includes these proteins:
- the LOC131019391 gene encoding uncharacterized protein LOC131019391, with amino-acid sequence MHEQLVDGEVPPTASNYSTFLRLHMYADGTFVSEKDANLDAEIHRVAAETGREDRLDEVYLELVRPGRSRLYSTGSAGVSQFSRGSTNSTCSTQMSQRMYETRISTLEERLQKAEEDRAAQEAAREAEQAAREALEQRMSQFEEILRRSGQLP
- the LOC131023145 gene encoding uncharacterized protein LOC131023145, yielding MSNISRCVDLNALKMHNMKSHDCHVFMQLLLPVAFKELLPKNVWEAITELSCFFRELTARNISIHDMGILNEKISVTLCKLERIFPPSFFDSMEHLPVHLADEARLAGPVQYRWMYPFERYLRTLKNHIRNKAQVEASISNAYILEEMSTFSSYYFEDHVTTKWRNLPRNIEESVEDSDDPNQLLIFKPVGRPIGRMTKRYMDPKEYMAAHMYILSNCAEVANTYIKIFEDEMRYVNPSLTEAELESAFDKDFMLWFGHYVIRPSNNDLNPYIKSLAAGPLTEIETYSGYFVNGYRFHTTDLDGERATVNSGVCIKGSVYGRDVQDFYGRLQEVCVLEYGGYPIKKTALFKCEWFDLSARGTSIDTNFKLVSVNQTRKYQKYDPFVLASQAVQVFYCPYPSTNQAKKNWLSACKVNARSKVEVSTAASNSTLDQPFQEEVVTITSTHTTVDIDPPILVHPLGGIVDIEDDDDPEDDDQPLTSDDDASNDDDSCVYTYLNQFEIGTMSHRRGLLGFGSRSSGPEAQSSSGYGPYISATPESGSPPQSAAASGSRRPKGKSVAQIRAECVRRDGRILFQRNTVGKLIEPPGISTCCTNSFKRIPNPGGYTWKLTPPTVQELYFEEFKKEFTWNPEDEADVKKMWLEKARKRYSDNMSEYKRLLKQKTEAGEMMETPLGMSDTFWMGLKAYWDQDEVKAVSRRARENRYSEPDGVGTGISRHVGGSQSSRILQ